The following proteins are co-located in the Ailuropoda melanoleuca isolate Jingjing chromosome 13, ASM200744v2, whole genome shotgun sequence genome:
- the PSMB3 gene encoding proteasome subunit beta type-3 isoform X1 produces the protein MSIMSYNGGAVMAMKGKNCVAIAADRRFGIQAQMVTTDFQKIFPMGDRLYIGLAGLATDVQTVAQRLKFRLNLYELKEGRQIKPYTLMSMVANLLYERRFGPYYTEPVIAGLDPKTFKPFICSLDLIGCPMVTDDFVVSGTCSEQMYGMCESLWEPNMDPEHLFETISQAMLNAVDRDAVSGMGVIVHIINPKISGTCVEMSHSRAIAD, from the exons ATG TCGATTATGTCCTATAACGGAGGGGCCGTCATGGCCATGAAGGGGAAGAACTGTGTGGCCATCGCTGCCGACAGGCGCTTCGGGATCCAGGCCCAGATGGTGACCACCGACTTCCAGAAGATCTTTCCCATGGGCGATCGGCTGTACATAGGCCTGGCCGGGCTCGCCACCGATGTCCAGACTGT TGCCCAGCGCCTCAAGTTCCGGCTAAACCTGTATGAGCTGAAGGAAGGCCGGCAGATCAAGCCCTACACCCTCATGAGCATGGTGGCCAACCTCTTGTATGAGAGACG GTTTGGCCCCTACTACACAGAGCCCGTCATCGCTGGGCTGGACCCGAAGACCTTTAAGCCCTTCATTTGCTCTCTGGACCTCATCGGCTGCCCCATGGTGACTGACGACTTTGTGGTCAGTGGCACCTGCTCCGAACAAATGTACGGGATGTGCGAGTCCctctgggagcccaacatg GATCCAGAACACCTATTTGAAACCATCTCGCAAGCCATGCTGAATGCTGTGGATCGGGACGCGGTGTCGGGCATGGGCGTCATTGTCCACATCAT TAACCCCAAAATCTCAGGGACCTGTGTGGAGATGAGCCACAGCAGAGCTATTGCGGATTGA
- the PSMB3 gene encoding proteasome subunit beta type-3 isoform X2, with protein sequence MSIMSYNGGAVMAMKGKNCVAIAADRRFGIQAQMVTTDFQKIFPMGDRLYIGLAGLATDVQTVAQRLKFRLNLYELKEGRQIKPYTLMSMVANLLYERRFGPYYTEPVIAGLDPKTFKPFICSLDLIGCPMVTDDFVVSGTCSEQMYGMCESLWEPNMDPEHLFETISQAMLNAVDRDAVSGMGVIVHIIEKDKITTRTLKARMD encoded by the exons ATG TCGATTATGTCCTATAACGGAGGGGCCGTCATGGCCATGAAGGGGAAGAACTGTGTGGCCATCGCTGCCGACAGGCGCTTCGGGATCCAGGCCCAGATGGTGACCACCGACTTCCAGAAGATCTTTCCCATGGGCGATCGGCTGTACATAGGCCTGGCCGGGCTCGCCACCGATGTCCAGACTGT TGCCCAGCGCCTCAAGTTCCGGCTAAACCTGTATGAGCTGAAGGAAGGCCGGCAGATCAAGCCCTACACCCTCATGAGCATGGTGGCCAACCTCTTGTATGAGAGACG GTTTGGCCCCTACTACACAGAGCCCGTCATCGCTGGGCTGGACCCGAAGACCTTTAAGCCCTTCATTTGCTCTCTGGACCTCATCGGCTGCCCCATGGTGACTGACGACTTTGTGGTCAGTGGCACCTGCTCCGAACAAATGTACGGGATGTGCGAGTCCctctgggagcccaacatg GATCCAGAACACCTATTTGAAACCATCTCGCAAGCCATGCTGAATGCTGTGGATCGGGACGCGGTGTCGGGCATGGGCGTCATTGTCCACATCAT TGAGAAGGACAAAATCACCACCAGGACACTGAAGGCCCGCATGGACTGA
- the PSMB3 gene encoding proteasome subunit beta type-3 isoform X3, whose product MSIMSYNGGAVMAMKGKNCVAIAADRRFGIQAQMVTTDFQKIFPMGDRLYIGLAGLATDVQTVAQRLKFRLNLYELKEGRQIKPYTLMSMVANLLYERRFGPYYTEPVIAGLDPKTFKPFICSLDLIGCPMVTDDFVVSGTCSEQMYGMCESLWEPNMDPEHLFETISQAMLNAVDRDAVSGMGVIVHIM is encoded by the exons ATG TCGATTATGTCCTATAACGGAGGGGCCGTCATGGCCATGAAGGGGAAGAACTGTGTGGCCATCGCTGCCGACAGGCGCTTCGGGATCCAGGCCCAGATGGTGACCACCGACTTCCAGAAGATCTTTCCCATGGGCGATCGGCTGTACATAGGCCTGGCCGGGCTCGCCACCGATGTCCAGACTGT TGCCCAGCGCCTCAAGTTCCGGCTAAACCTGTATGAGCTGAAGGAAGGCCGGCAGATCAAGCCCTACACCCTCATGAGCATGGTGGCCAACCTCTTGTATGAGAGACG GTTTGGCCCCTACTACACAGAGCCCGTCATCGCTGGGCTGGACCCGAAGACCTTTAAGCCCTTCATTTGCTCTCTGGACCTCATCGGCTGCCCCATGGTGACTGACGACTTTGTGGTCAGTGGCACCTGCTCCGAACAAATGTACGGGATGTGCGAGTCCctctgggagcccaacatg GATCCAGAACACCTATTTGAAACCATCTCGCAAGCCATGCTGAATGCTGTGGATCGGGACGCGGTGTCGGGCATGGGCGTCATTGTCCACATCAT GTAG